The DNA segment TAGTGTGAGTGTGCACATTTTCATTTTTCTCCCCACTGTATTTGCAACCTGTAGCATGCAATTTCTAAGTCATGTAGGTAGGAAATTTAGAAATAATGTTGGTAGATTGTACTAAAGAAATTAGGAACTACCAGAGTTTGTATTAGTTTTTGGATGGAGCCTGGGAGTTTTCAGTGCGAAGTTGCCTGGGAAAAAGTTAGCGCATAAATCAGAGGGTCTAGAAGGAACATAGAGTAGCTCCGTTGTTGTCCTCCTATGCTTCAAGGAGAGCTTTGTTGGAGTTGTTTGGTTGATCAATAAGGTGCAATCAAACAGAACATTGGGTTAGTTGAAGAATTTATTCCAATTCAGCTaaataagcccaataaaaatacTACTGAAACCATGAATGGCGAGGCACCTGGCTTTTATACTCAATGGACTCAGCATGATTCATTGGAAGCTGTGGCCGGAAGCAGTATTCAAGTGTGGGATTATGTAAATAACAATGTGCCTTCACAGAGGGGTGAATTCTCAATAGAATTTCCTCAGGGGTCTGCCACGGCTAGAGTTGTTACTGCAGTGGATGGTGATGGTACCAACAATGAGAAGAGGGTCGGCGTGTCGGATGGGCAAATTTTTTATGAGGACCTTGCTAGAGTTCTTGGGTTAACAAGAATGAATTCTGAATGTGGCTCAGACCTCATGGAATTTGCTTCTGCTCAAGGGCCTATAACAGAAATTGAAAACATTGCTTATGTGAATAAAGAAAGTACACGATACAAGGATAATCTTGCCTGTGGGCATAAGCCCAGAAAGTTTGGAAGTGAGGTTTCCAGTAATCAGGCTTTTTCGGTGCCAAGTATACCAGTATTAAGCGAGTCGGAGTCCTCTAAATATTTATATTCTTCTGGATTAGGAGCTTCAGAGGGCTCCCATTCTGGAAAAATGAAGTTTCTTTGCAGTTTTGGTGGTAAAATACTGCCACGACCAAGTGATGGAAAGCTCAGATTCGTTGGGGGAGAAACCCGCATTATTTCAATCCCAAAGAATCTCTCATGGGAGGAATTGTCAAATAAAACTGGGAGAATTTTTAACCTGCCCCATTCAATCAAATACCAGCTTCCAGGTGAGGATCTTGATGCCCTTATATCTGTGTCTTCTGATGAGGATATGCATAACATGATTGAGGAGTATTATGGTTCTGAGAATCCCGAGGGTTCTCAAAGACCACGCATATTTTTAATTCCTTTTGATGAACCTGAAACATACTGTGCACTTGATACTGGCTCAATTAAGCAAAGCGACCCTGGTAGTCACTATGTTATTGCCGTAAATGGTATAGCCGAGGCTGATCCCATCTCCCAGAAATACAACAACGACCAGATTTCTGTTATCGAAACAGTTCATTTGATGCCAAATTCAGAAAGCAATCCAGGCTACGAAAAAATATCGTCATCCTCTCTATGTCCATTGGAAACCAATGATGGTCTTGGTGTCTATCATCAGACTGAATTTTTTAGTGAGTCCCATAATTTGTTCAGTTCCCCTTCCTTGAATCATGCTCCTGGTAGATTGGATGATTTAAAATTTGACAAGAAAACAACGTTTCAAAGCAATGCCTTACTTGGTAGGGTAGAAGATCCAGATGCATTTGGCACTGTCCAAATGCCAATTCCATCCGGAGAGTCCATATTGTACACCGATTCTCATGGTAATACTCTTCAAATGACTCATTTGATTTCACAGTGGGAGAACTTGACTCCTTTAGGACTAGAACAGAATAACAGCAAACCGAAGCAACACTGTCAAGATGCTGTTGCAAATATGGAAAGGGAATTAGGACTAGAAAATATTCTTCTTCAACCGGCTACATCTGTGGGGATATTTACAGCATCCAATAACTCATCTGGTTGTTGTCGTGGAATGCCTCATGCCTTTTCTGATTCAAAGCTTCAGGAACAGGGGCAGAAATATGATTGTTTTTCACAGGAAGGTGCAACTCAGTCATTCTCATTGAACTTGGAAAGGCCTCAGTCATCATCACACATTGTAGACGCTGCTTTTCTTGGAAAGACGAGGCAATTTCATGACAGTGTTGGCTTTATCAGTGCTCAGCTTCAAACTAAAGAATCTTATGCAGAGCCATCCTCCTTTCCTATTTCAGTGGATACATTGATCTCTCCTTTTGGCTCAGATTTGTGGAAGAAGTTTGAATCGAATTCTGATACAAATAGTAACGTCGATAAATGCCCATCAAAAAATGATGCTTTGAGAAAGCAAGGTTTTATGCTGAATGAGAATGAATGTAGCTCGAGTTACGGTGGACAGAATAATTATGAAGGCAATGGTAATTTTTCATATTGTGGAGAAAATCTTTTCCAAAGCAAGGTGCCTTTGGTTGCCACAGAATTAGCAAAAAAATTGGAAAATGTCAATGTCGAGGCAGCTCCCCTTGTTTGTCTTGGCTCTCCAAAACAGGATTGTCGTATTTCTAGTTGCTTGATCGATGTATCATCTGTAACTAACCCGACGACTTCAAATGATTCAGAGATGGAGCAATCCCATAGCAATTATTTGGGGGAAGCCTTTGGTGGAGTCACTAGAGCTGAAACAGAAAACTACTCATCTTGGACCAGGAACTTAGAAGTGGGAGGGCTTACTCGTAACTCTGAAGAACAGCATCGAGATGAAAACTGCTACGGCTATATACTTAATGGATTATCTAGTGATCTGGTTTTACCTGAGGTTCGGGTGT comes from the Henckelia pumila isolate YLH828 chromosome 1, ASM3356847v2, whole genome shotgun sequence genome and includes:
- the LOC140880675 gene encoding uncharacterized protein isoform X1 yields the protein MNGEAPGFYTQWTQHDSLEAVAGSSIQVWDYVNNNVPSQRGEFSIEFPQGSATARVVTAVDGDGTNNEKRVGVSDGQIFYEDLARVLGLTRMNSECGSDLMEFASAQGPITEIENIAYVNKESTRYKDNLACGHKPRKFGSEVSSNQAFSVPSIPVLSESESSKYLYSSGLGASEGSHSGKMKFLCSFGGKILPRPSDGKLRFVGGETRIISIPKNLSWEELSNKTGRIFNLPHSIKYQLPGEDLDALISVSSDEDMHNMIEEYYGSENPEGSQRPRIFLIPFDEPETYCALDTGSIKQSDPGSHYVIAVNGIAEADPISQKYNNDQISVIETVHLMPNSESNPGYEKISSSSLCPLETNDGLGVYHQTEFFSESHNLFSSPSLNHAPGRLDDLKFDKKTTFQSNALLGRVEDPDAFGTVQMPIPSGESILYTDSHGNTLQMTHLISQWENLTPLGLEQNNSKPKQHCQDAVANMERELGLENILLQPATSVGIFTASNNSSGCCRGMPHAFSDSKLQEQGQKYDCFSQEGATQSFSLNLERPQSSSHIVDAAFLGKTRQFHDSVGFISAQLQTKESYAEPSSFPISVDTLISPFGSDLWKKFESNSDTNSNVDKCPSKNDALRKQGFMLNENECSSSYGGQNNYEGNGNFSYCGENLFQSKVPLVATELAKKLENVNVEAAPLVCLGSPKQDCRISSCLIDVSSVTNPTTSNDSEMEQSHSNYLGEAFGGVTRAETENYSSWTRNLEVGGLTRNSEEQHRDENCYGYILNGLSSDLVLPEVRVCESFEGSRVVGNEQCKLQRQEDLQMQAALDNTSWNRVPHDHALVQNHMRDSLYQREVSLLDDELPNNSKSANVGFSDKPPELQDVLIFDNTELHQQKPFSAAQNLGVDLSHAEFPSPTTIVSEGSYAVNFQSSTEAQSPVHNTVAEEANAECDEDVLFSDAMIAEMEADLYGLQIIKNADLEELRELGSGTYGTVYHGKWRGTDVAIKRIKKTYFLGKSSEQEQLTKDFWREAQILSNLHHPNVVAFYGVVPDGAGGTLATVTEFMANGSLRNALIKKDKVLDHHKKLMIAMDAAFGMEYLHSKNIVHFDLKCDNLLVNLRDLQRPICKVGDFGLSRIKHNTLVSGGVRGSLPWMAPELLNGSTIRVSEKVDVFSFGISLWEILTGEEPYSNMHCGAIIGGIVKDTLRPPVPEWCDPDWRKLMEQCWSADPESRPSFTEIANHLRSMSAALQAKGNTNPVRQMKPNIPSQKNTNA
- the LOC140880675 gene encoding uncharacterized protein isoform X2, giving the protein MNGEAPGFYTQWTQHDSLEAVAGSSIQVWDYVNNNVPSQRGEFSIEFPQGSATARVVTAVDGDGTNNEKRVGVSDGQIFYEDLARVLGLTRMNSECGSDLMEFASAQGPITEIENIAYVNKESTRYKDNLACGHKPRKFGSEVSSNQAFSVPSIPVLSESESSKYLYSSGLGASEGSHSGKMKFLCSFGGKILPRPSDGKLRFVGGETRIISIPKNLSWEELSNKTGRIFNLPHSIKYQLPGEDLDALISVSSDEDMHNMIEEYYGSENPEGSQRPRIFLIPFDEPETYCALDTGSIKQSDPGSHYVIAVNGIAEADPISQKYNNDQISVIETVHLMPNSESNPGYEKISSSSLCPLETNDGLGVYHQTEFFSESHNLFSSPSLNHAPGRLDDLKFDKKTTFQSNALLGRVEDPDAFGTVQMPIPSGESILYTDSHGNTLQMTHLISQWENLTPLGLEQNNSKPKQHCQDAVANMERELGLENILLQPATSVGIFTASNNSSGCCRGMPHAFSDSKLQEQGQKYDCFSQEGATQSFSLNLERPQSSSHIVDAAFLGKTRQFHDSVGFISAQLQTKESYAEPSSFPISVDTLISPFGSDLWKKFESNSDTNSNVDKCPSKNDALRKQGFMLNENECSSSYGGQNNYEGNGNFSYCGENLFQSKVPLVATELAKKLENVNVEAAPLVCLGSPKQDCRISSCLIDVSSVTNPTTSNDSEMEQSHSNYLGEAFGGVTRAETENYSSWTRNLEVGGLTRNSEEQHRDENCYGYILNGLSSDLVLPEVRVCESFEGSRVVGNEQCKLQRQEDLQMQAALDNTSWNRVPHDHALVQNHMRDSLYQREVSLLDDELPNNSKSANVGFSDKPPELQDVLIFDNTELHQQKPFSAAQNLGVDLSHAEFPSPTTIVSEGSYAVNFQSSTEAQSPVHNTVAEEANAECDEDVLFSDAMIAEMEADLYGLQIIKNADLEELRELGSGTYGTVYHGKWRGTDVAIKRIKKTYFLGKSSEQEQLTKDFWREAQILSNLHHPNVVAFYGVVPDGAGGTLATVTEFMANGSLRNALIKKDKVLDHHKKLMIAMDAAFGMEYLHSKNIVHFDLKCDNLLVNLRDLQRPICKILYSAT